In candidate division WOR-3 bacterium, the following are encoded in one genomic region:
- a CDS encoding phosphoenolpyruvate carboxykinase (ATP), translated as MENFVPNLNRLLESHPDVRRNPARAELIREAVARREAIVLKTGTLATWTPPDSTGRSPQDTVTVLRPESEGNIDWTSPNNLPITPETFQMICEDVLARLETKPRLYALDRCLGWDPSYALPLQFVSDRALHSLFVDNMFCPVPAEIRKSIFADRPFTLVALPYDRLNPQRYEGRLRKLPGTNRTSTMVIVIDYDLRLGIVFGSAYCGSIKKLMFTVMNYLLPEQGILPLHCSANEGEKGDITLFLGLSGTGKTTLSTDPRRRLLGDDEHGWSDSGIANFENGCYAKLINLDPGKEPEIYHACFHTADYLEHGAIVENAMVYPDGSFDLSDARLTENSRGSYPLSFLSNIKTPPVGSHPQTIIFLTADANGVLPPVARLSREQAMLWFLLGYTSKLAGTETGIIQPKSTYSRFFGQPFMPRNPDVYARLLGEKLDRHKTRVYLVNTGWTGGPYGKGQRIELRLTREIVQAVIDGSLEQVDYEIEPVFQLAIPKSCPNVPDSTILNPRNTWQDRAAYEERARKLAGEFLTVFQHNYGNKGIDPAIARACPGK; from the coding sequence ATGGAGAATTTTGTTCCGAATCTGAACCGGCTGCTTGAGTCCCATCCTGATGTCCGGCGCAATCCGGCACGCGCCGAGCTGATCCGGGAGGCGGTGGCACGCCGGGAGGCGATTGTGCTTAAGACCGGTACCCTTGCCACTTGGACTCCGCCCGACTCCACTGGCAGAAGCCCGCAGGATACGGTCACGGTGCTGCGGCCCGAATCTGAGGGCAACATTGACTGGACCTCACCGAACAACCTGCCGATCACGCCCGAGACCTTCCAGATGATCTGCGAGGATGTGCTGGCACGGCTGGAGACCAAGCCCCGGCTCTATGCGCTCGACCGTTGCCTCGGCTGGGACCCTTCCTATGCCCTGCCGCTGCAGTTTGTCTCGGACCGGGCGCTCCACAGCCTGTTTGTCGATAACATGTTCTGTCCGGTGCCGGCGGAGATCAGAAAGTCGATCTTTGCTGACCGGCCCTTCACCCTCGTCGCCCTGCCCTATGACCGGCTGAACCCGCAGCGTTATGAAGGCAGACTGCGCAAACTGCCGGGCACCAACCGGACGAGCACGATGGTGATCGTAATTGACTACGACCTCCGGCTCGGAATCGTCTTCGGCTCGGCATACTGCGGTTCAATCAAGAAGCTGATGTTCACGGTGATGAACTACCTCCTGCCCGAGCAGGGGATTCTGCCGCTGCACTGCTCGGCAAATGAGGGGGAGAAGGGGGACATCACCCTGTTTCTGGGTCTCTCCGGGACCGGCAAGACCACCCTGTCCACCGATCCGCGGCGCAGGCTCCTCGGCGATGATGAACACGGCTGGTCAGATTCCGGGATCGCCAATTTTGAGAACGGCTGTTACGCCAAGCTGATCAACCTTGACCCGGGAAAGGAGCCGGAGATCTATCATGCCTGTTTCCATACCGCCGACTATCTGGAGCACGGCGCAATTGTGGAGAATGCGATGGTCTATCCGGACGGCTCATTTGACTTGAGCGATGCCCGGCTCACCGAAAACTCCCGTGGCTCCTATCCGCTCTCCTTCCTCTCCAACATCAAGACCCCGCCGGTCGGCAGCCATCCCCAGACGATCATCTTTCTGACCGCGGACGCCAACGGCGTCCTGCCGCCGGTTGCCCGGCTGAGCCGGGAACAGGCGATGCTCTGGTTTCTGCTCGGCTACACCTCAAAACTCGCCGGCACTGAAACCGGGATCATTCAGCCCAAAAGCACCTATTCCCGCTTCTTCGGCCAGCCGTTCATGCCCCGGAACCCGGATGTCTATGCCCGGCTGCTGGGTGAGAAGCTGGACCGGCACAAGACCCGGGTCTATCTCGTCAATACCGGCTGGACCGGCGGGCCCTATGGCAAGGGGCAGCGGATTGAACTCCGGCTCACCCGCGAGATCGTGCAGGCGGTGATTGACGGCAGTCTCGAACAGGTGGATTATGAGATTGAACCGGTATTTCAGCTGGCGATCCCGAAATCCTGCCCCAATGTGCCGGACAGCACCATTCTCAACCCGAGAAATACCTGGCAGGACCGGGCCGCCTATGAGGAGCGGGCAAGGAAACTTGCCGGCGAGTTCCTGACCGTATTCCAGCACAACTACGGGAACAAGGGAATTGACCCGGCGATCGCCCGTGCCTGTCCGGGCAAGTAG